A genome region from Marinobacter panjinensis includes the following:
- the egtB gene encoding ergothioneine biosynthesis protein EgtB: MSHAEQLYPTLVVEANSPEDWLDAFREVRLASEQLCSPLETEDYVIQSMDDVSPPKWHLAHVTWFFEAFLLKPFLKGYVPLNEAYDHLFNSYYETHSNPFPRPRRGLLSRPTVANVYRYRRYVDDAMGLLLNNPPAEHSQAIAERVCLGIHHEQQHQELLAMDIKHILAQNPLQPVYSKRLQAPPGGQPMPMGWRAYEGGLVTIGLKEDGVEFAFDNERPAHRQYLEPFELATRPVTNQDYIRFMEQGGYQDPALWLSDGWHLIRENGWTAPLYWARDGEQWYQFTLTGWRKVDPLAPVCHVSFYEADAFARWAGARLPTEAEWEQAATHTRNRTGNFAESGYLQPVAAEAGSASNPNDAPLQMFGDVWEWTGSAYRPYPGFRTLAGSLGEYNGKFMSGQMVLRGGCCATPASHIRPTYRNFYPPSARWAFSGFRLAREATR; this comes from the coding sequence ATGTCACACGCGGAACAGCTTTACCCGACTCTCGTTGTGGAAGCCAATTCGCCGGAAGACTGGCTGGATGCCTTCAGGGAGGTCCGGCTCGCCAGCGAACAGTTGTGCAGTCCGCTGGAGACGGAAGATTACGTCATCCAGAGCATGGACGACGTCAGTCCGCCAAAATGGCACCTTGCCCACGTTACCTGGTTCTTCGAGGCCTTCCTGCTAAAGCCGTTCCTTAAGGGTTATGTACCCCTGAACGAGGCTTATGACCACCTGTTCAATTCCTATTACGAAACCCACAGCAACCCCTTTCCCCGGCCCCGGCGAGGCCTGCTGTCCCGACCGACGGTAGCCAATGTCTATCGTTACCGTCGTTATGTGGATGACGCTATGGGATTGCTACTGAATAACCCGCCTGCGGAGCATAGCCAGGCCATTGCAGAACGGGTCTGTCTGGGCATTCACCATGAACAGCAGCACCAGGAACTGCTGGCGATGGATATCAAGCACATACTGGCCCAGAACCCGCTGCAGCCGGTCTACAGTAAACGTTTGCAGGCCCCGCCCGGTGGGCAGCCGATGCCCATGGGCTGGCGGGCCTACGAAGGTGGTCTGGTTACCATCGGCCTGAAAGAGGATGGGGTCGAGTTTGCGTTTGACAACGAACGGCCGGCCCATCGCCAGTACCTTGAACCCTTCGAACTGGCTACGCGTCCGGTGACCAACCAGGACTATATACGTTTCATGGAGCAGGGCGGTTACCAGGATCCGGCATTGTGGCTCTCGGACGGCTGGCACCTGATCCGGGAGAACGGCTGGACAGCGCCCCTGTATTGGGCCAGGGATGGCGAACAGTGGTACCAGTTCACCCTGACCGGTTGGCGCAAAGTAGACCCCCTTGCGCCGGTATGCCATGTCAGTTTTTACGAGGCTGATGCCTTTGCACGTTGGGCGGGGGCTCGCTTGCCGACCGAAGCGGAATGGGAGCAGGCCGCAACCCACACCCGGAACCGGACCGGCAATTTTGCTGAGAGCGGTTATTTGCAACCCGTTGCCGCGGAGGCTGGCAGTGCGAGCAACCCGAATGACGCGCCGTTGCAGATGTTTGGCGATGTCTGGGAATGGACGGGCAGCGCCTACCGGCCCTATCCGGGGTTCAGGACTCTGGCCGGCAGTCTCGGTGAGTACAACGGCAAATTCATGTCCGGGCAGATGGTACTCAGGGGAGGGTGCTGTGCCACACCGGCCAGCCATATCCGCCCCACGTATCGAAATTTCTATCCCCCATCGGCCCGCTGGGCCTTTTCAGGATTCAGACTTGCCAGGGAGGCCACCCGATGA
- a CDS encoding helix-turn-helix domain-containing protein has protein sequence MYLTLTDLVLLTSIIQSLSLAIFLLLPSNVGLVSNRLLVATLVFFAAGLGEIFLYSSGLALEHPNFAYLGTLIGLLQAGTLYLYAQSLMYQDFRLRKEHLVHTLLFWVVGAIFLVEYYLQPTGTKVRILLERDHPGVLTSPLLAVAIHAVFLGYLYATIRAITRFGIGLRQIFSSIENKQLAWLRMLLIGYAVAWTVSMLYCLTAHVFRNAPGTEWVAGAGAVTGFVFINFLMVNSLRQPVIFSGLAADQAALLAEETAPQFDQALKDRLEWQMREKKPHLYSNLTLEQLARKVDAPPREVSRVINQGFGCNFFEFVSSHRLEEAKARLADPANTSNILQVMYDSGFNSKSVFNTAFKNDTGLTPSEYRHRALHGNIGDEPQP, from the coding sequence ATGTATCTGACACTTACCGACCTGGTGTTACTGACGAGCATCATTCAGTCCCTGAGTCTGGCCATTTTTCTGCTGCTTCCCTCCAACGTCGGGCTCGTCAGCAATCGTCTCCTGGTCGCTACGCTGGTTTTCTTTGCCGCCGGGCTTGGTGAAATCTTCCTCTACAGCAGCGGGCTCGCGCTCGAACACCCGAACTTCGCCTACCTCGGGACGCTCATCGGGCTTCTGCAAGCGGGGACACTCTATCTGTATGCGCAGTCGCTGATGTATCAGGACTTCCGGTTGCGCAAGGAGCACCTCGTGCATACCCTGCTGTTCTGGGTTGTCGGCGCCATTTTTCTGGTCGAGTATTATCTGCAGCCAACCGGGACCAAAGTGCGGATTCTGCTGGAGCGTGACCATCCGGGCGTGCTGACCTCCCCCCTCCTCGCAGTGGCGATCCACGCTGTCTTTCTCGGTTACCTGTACGCCACGATTCGCGCAATCACCCGCTTCGGCATCGGCCTTCGGCAGATATTTTCCAGCATCGAGAACAAGCAACTGGCGTGGCTGCGGATGCTCCTGATCGGCTACGCGGTGGCCTGGACGGTGAGTATGCTCTACTGCCTCACCGCACACGTCTTCAGAAACGCGCCGGGAACGGAGTGGGTCGCCGGTGCCGGCGCCGTGACCGGATTCGTATTCATCAACTTCTTGATGGTGAATTCCCTTCGCCAACCGGTCATCTTCTCTGGACTTGCAGCCGACCAGGCTGCGTTGTTGGCGGAGGAGACGGCACCACAGTTTGATCAAGCACTGAAGGACCGGTTGGAGTGGCAGATGCGCGAGAAAAAGCCGCACCTTTACTCTAACCTGACCCTGGAGCAGCTCGCGCGAAAAGTCGATGCGCCCCCAAGAGAAGTCTCGCGGGTGATCAACCAGGGCTTTGGGTGCAATTTTTTCGAGTTCGTCAGCAGCCATCGCCTGGAGGAGGCGAAAGCACGACTGGCCGATCCGGCCAACACGTCTAATATCCTGCAAGTCATGTACGATTCGGGCTTCAACTCGAAGTCTGTATTCAACACCGCCTTCAAGAACGATACCGGGCTCACTCCCAGTGAATATCGCCATCGTGCCCTCCACGGGAACATTGGTGACGAGCCTCAGCCCTGA
- a CDS encoding isocitrate/isopropylmalate family dehydrogenase: MDRRINVTSPLVILHGDEMAQVAFEQILEKFVTARLDIRLEEIDLSAEHRLLTNGQAVTDAIDALQRHGVGVKNAGMTVNRQQLEELLRKHPDVDSDNLHPLATKSPNGAIRKGISGNITREDIQFRNLNIRRPDWIGRDIEVDTMECGGIKDSFNQLSQATGVVKLMFVGRSGDPVELHRREVRKGDPWLLATNDVEDVKAWAHRFFQRAIDEKRDVYLGLKDTVIPGYDGAMRTVIEDIYTSDYRKQIKELGLNYYYELIDAQAARIVSNPPERALWGVPDNTTGRKLFKLVNHLREFGIPSRGAHVSISRMSAGGGDQYGSFNMPAQEDGILKVIVDGDEKHARRVMKGDPILLMSNDREAIKDWVSQVFRDASRKDKEVYFGLKREYMEYDEVFSDVITEVRRELARDHTPPPSFMIMRPSSQLKKMITDPPRNALYPSQNLDGDIFSDISAALGGSLATASSIIESKDGTMLFEAPHGTAHDLYLKYLESDGRDAHFNPSALIFALANALETLGEREGNAPLSEYAINLKAALTDTVDRGIVTADLKGKTVDPDSEQVVDMAGFLDAVEAALQ, translated from the coding sequence ATGGACCGCCGAATCAATGTGACGTCGCCACTGGTCATCCTCCACGGCGACGAAATGGCCCAGGTTGCTTTCGAGCAGATTCTCGAAAAATTCGTTACTGCGCGCCTGGACATCCGGCTCGAGGAAATCGACCTGTCCGCGGAACACCGCCTACTGACCAATGGTCAGGCAGTGACTGACGCCATCGATGCTCTTCAGCGCCATGGGGTAGGGGTGAAGAACGCCGGCATGACCGTTAACCGCCAGCAACTGGAGGAGCTTCTCCGCAAGCATCCTGATGTGGACTCCGACAACCTTCACCCACTGGCCACCAAATCCCCGAACGGCGCCATCCGCAAAGGCATCAGTGGCAATATCACCCGTGAGGACATCCAGTTCCGCAATCTCAACATCCGCCGCCCGGACTGGATCGGTCGTGACATCGAAGTAGACACCATGGAATGCGGCGGCATCAAGGACAGCTTCAACCAGTTGTCCCAGGCTACCGGCGTGGTAAAACTGATGTTCGTGGGCCGTAGTGGCGACCCGGTGGAATTGCACCGCCGTGAAGTCCGCAAGGGAGACCCCTGGCTACTGGCCACCAACGACGTTGAGGACGTAAAAGCCTGGGCTCACCGTTTCTTCCAGCGCGCCATCGACGAGAAACGGGATGTCTACCTCGGCCTGAAAGACACCGTTATTCCCGGCTACGACGGTGCCATGCGCACGGTGATTGAAGACATCTATACAAGTGACTACCGCAAACAGATCAAGGAGCTTGGGCTCAACTACTACTACGAGCTGATTGATGCCCAGGCCGCGCGCATTGTCTCAAACCCGCCAGAGCGAGCCCTGTGGGGCGTACCCGACAATACCACCGGGCGTAAGCTGTTCAAACTGGTCAACCACCTGCGGGAGTTCGGCATTCCCAGTCGGGGTGCCCACGTGTCCATTTCCCGCATGAGCGCCGGTGGCGGCGATCAGTACGGCAGCTTCAACATGCCGGCGCAGGAAGACGGCATCCTCAAGGTAATTGTTGACGGCGACGAGAAACACGCCCGCCGTGTCATGAAAGGTGACCCCATTCTACTCATGTCCAACGATCGTGAAGCCATCAAGGACTGGGTGTCCCAGGTGTTTCGCGATGCCTCCCGCAAGGACAAAGAGGTCTATTTCGGTCTCAAGCGCGAGTACATGGAATACGACGAAGTCTTCAGCGACGTCATTACCGAAGTGCGGCGGGAACTGGCCCGGGATCACACGCCTCCGCCGTCGTTCATGATCATGCGTCCGTCCAGCCAGCTCAAGAAGATGATTACTGATCCCCCGAGAAACGCCCTTTATCCCTCCCAGAACCTGGACGGCGACATCTTCTCGGACATCTCGGCTGCACTCGGCGGCAGCCTGGCCACCGCCAGCTCCATCATCGAGAGCAAGGACGGCACCATGCTCTTTGAGGCGCCCCATGGCACCGCCCATGACCTCTACCTGAAATACCTGGAGAGCGATGGCCGTGACGCACACTTTAACCCTTCTGCCCTGATTTTCGCGCTGGCTAACGCCCTGGAAACCCTGGGCGAGCGCGAGGGCAATGCGCCCCTGAGTGAATACGCCATCAACCTCAAGGCGGCACTGACCGACACCGTCGACAGAGGCATTGTCACCGCCGATCTCAAGGGCAAGACCGTCGATCCGGATTCGGAGCAGGTGGTGGATATGGCAGGCTTTCTGGACGCTGTAGAAGCCGCGCTCCAGTAA
- a CDS encoding DUF6448 family protein, which translates to MKTKLRRTVFSAAAVGIFSLVFAGSAHAHCDALDGPVITEARTALEAGDVTPLLKWVPAEDEAEIRRVFADVRKVRGQNETARNIADRHLFATLVKVHRASEGAPFTGIKPSGQIDPGLMAADAALENGQIDRLVANITRKIEDGIRERYEEARNARARADQSVEEGREFVTDYVSYIHYVEGVHGAAGASAGH; encoded by the coding sequence ATGAAAACCAAACTACGTAGAACCGTCTTTTCCGCAGCTGCGGTCGGCATCTTCAGCCTGGTATTTGCTGGCAGCGCCCATGCCCATTGCGATGCTCTGGATGGCCCGGTGATTACCGAGGCCCGCACAGCGCTGGAGGCGGGTGACGTTACGCCTCTGCTGAAATGGGTCCCCGCCGAGGACGAGGCAGAAATCAGGCGTGTGTTCGCTGACGTGCGCAAAGTCAGGGGCCAGAACGAAACCGCGCGGAACATCGCCGACCGGCATCTGTTCGCCACGCTCGTGAAGGTTCATCGTGCCTCGGAGGGTGCGCCGTTCACCGGCATCAAGCCTTCCGGGCAGATCGACCCGGGGCTGATGGCGGCGGATGCGGCGCTGGAGAACGGACAGATTGATCGCCTGGTCGCAAACATCACCCGCAAGATCGAAGATGGTATTCGCGAGCGTTATGAAGAGGCACGAAACGCTCGGGCGCGCGCCGACCAAAGCGTAGAGGAGGGTCGTGAGTTCGTCACTGACTACGTCAGCTACATCCACTACGTCGAAGGCGTGCACGGTGCAGCGGGAGCAAGCGCAGGGCACTGA
- the egtD gene encoding L-histidine N(alpha)-methyltransferase yields MNAAEIHFHNQLTEDHCPTMAEEVLAGFTSKPKYCSPKYFYDQKGSVLFEKICELPEYYPTRTEEAILTRAMPEIAALAGENATLVEFGCGASRKVRLLLESMSVQRYLGIDISREFLLESTRRLAADYPWLEVHAACADFTRGLALPEAIDPQRLVGFFPGSSIGNFTPDAAEGFLDSLHRLLPPGSGLLIGVDLVKDHQTLEAAYNDADGITAEFNLNLLDRFQRELGIAFRRELFRHRAFFNAEKSRIEMHLESRIAQVLQLNGHTIRFREGESIHTENSYKYSVPGFQRLAARAGFASRKVWMDEHGLFSVHYLTASPGE; encoded by the coding sequence ATGAACGCGGCAGAGATTCATTTTCACAATCAGCTGACTGAAGACCATTGCCCCACCATGGCGGAAGAAGTGCTCGCGGGATTCACCTCGAAACCGAAGTACTGTTCCCCAAAATACTTTTACGATCAGAAAGGTTCAGTGCTTTTCGAGAAAATATGTGAACTTCCTGAGTATTATCCCACCCGCACCGAGGAAGCTATTCTGACCCGTGCCATGCCCGAGATCGCAGCCCTGGCCGGCGAGAATGCAACCCTGGTGGAATTCGGCTGTGGTGCCAGTCGAAAAGTACGGCTGCTACTGGAATCCATGTCGGTGCAACGTTATCTGGGTATCGATATATCACGGGAGTTCCTGCTCGAAAGCACCCGACGTCTGGCGGCAGACTATCCCTGGCTGGAAGTCCACGCCGCCTGTGCCGACTTTACCCGGGGCTTAGCCCTGCCAGAGGCGATCGATCCCCAGCGATTGGTGGGTTTCTTCCCCGGATCGAGCATCGGCAATTTTACGCCGGACGCCGCAGAGGGCTTTCTTGACAGCCTGCATCGATTGCTGCCACCGGGCAGTGGATTGTTAATCGGCGTTGACCTGGTGAAGGACCATCAGACACTGGAAGCTGCCTACAATGATGCAGACGGCATTACCGCAGAGTTCAACCTGAACCTGCTTGACCGTTTCCAGCGGGAACTGGGGATCGCCTTCCGTCGGGAATTGTTCCGTCACCGAGCTTTTTTCAACGCAGAAAAATCCCGCATCGAGATGCACCTGGAAAGCCGGATTGCTCAGGTTCTGCAACTGAATGGGCACACCATCCGTTTCCGCGAGGGTGAATCGATCCACACGGAGAACTCCTACAAATATTCTGTGCCGGGCTTTCAGAGGCTAGCCGCCCGGGCCGGTTTCGCGAGCCGCAAGGTGTGGATGGACGAGCATGGCCTGTTCAGCGTGCATTACCTTACAGCCTCCCCGGGCGAGTAA